In a single window of the Zea mays cultivar B73 chromosome 5, Zm-B73-REFERENCE-NAM-5.0, whole genome shotgun sequence genome:
- the LOC103628906 gene encoding uncharacterized protein isoform X1 translates to MRGCSSAVPVLPFVFQGGEHGDSRSSSNVRCWGFCRLDGVEAHSDQVPGLLDEQREGDVGELFSLAQWNILCINKQRLMAMGEPKKLQDENNLLLEEIRVLQTEIKDEGNKVWICASTDKLSQR, encoded by the exons ATGCGTGGCTGTTCCTCAGCTGTTCCGGTCCTCCCATTCGTGTTTCAGGGTGGGGAacacggcgattctcgaagctccAGTAACGTCAG GTGCTGGGGATTTTGTAGGTTGGACGGCGTCGAAGCACATAGTGATCAG GTACCAGGTTTGCTTGATGAGCAACGTGAGGGTGATGTTGGGGAGCTCTTTAGCCTGGCTCAATGGA ATATCCTGTGCATTAACAAGCAGCGGCTTATGGCCATGGGGGAGCcgaagaaactgcaggatgaaaaTAATTTGCTTCTCGAGGAAATACGAGTACTACAAACAGAAATAAAAG ATGAAGGCAATAAAGTATGGATCTGTGCCAGTACAGATAAGCTTTCCCAGCGATGA
- the LOC606483 gene encoding phosphoenolpyruvate carboxylase kinase 1: MGGAAEEALRREYVVGEEIGRGRFGTVRRCYAAATGEPFALKTTPKAALRADPLDLALAEQEPKVHHLASAASRHVVALHAAFVDADAVHLVLDLCAGGDLFALVSARGALPEPEAAELMAQLADALAGCHRRGVAHRDVKPDNLLFDAAAGGALRLGDFGSAAWFGDGRPMTGLVGTPYYVAPEVVAGREYTEKVDVWSAGVVLYMMLSGTVPFSGATAGEIFQAVLRGNLRFPPRAFAAVSPEAKDLLRRMLCRDVWRRLSAEQVLSHPWIVTRGGSVPGGRLV; the protein is encoded by the exons ATGGGCGGCGCCGCGGAGGAGGCGTTGCGGCGGGAGTACGTGGTCGGCGAGGAGATCGGGCGCGGCCGGTTCGGGACGGTCCGCCGCTGCTACGCCGCCGCCACGGGGGAGCCGTTCGCGCTCAAGACGACGCCCAAGGCGGCGCTGCGGGCGGACCCGCTGGACCTGGCGCTGGCGGAGCAGGAGCCCAAGGTGCACCACCTGGCGTCTGCCGCCAGCCGCCACGTGGTCGCGCTGCACGCCGCCTTCGTGGACGCCGACGCCGTGCACCTGGTGCTGGACCTGTGCGCGGGCGGGGACCTGTTCGCGCTCGTCTCCGCGCGGGGCGCGCTCCCGGAGCCCGAGGCGGCGGAGCTGATGGCGCAGCTCGCCGACGCGCTCGCCGGCTGCCACCGCCGCGGGGTCGCGCACCGCGACGTCAAGCCCGACAACCTCCTCTTCGACGCCGCCGCCGGCGGCGCGCTCAGGCTCGGGGACTTCGGCTCCGCCGCCTGGTTCGGGGACGGCAGGCCCATGACGGGGCTGGTCGGGACGCCCTACTACGTCGCGCCCGAGGTGGTGGCCGGCAGGGAGTACACCGAGAAGGTGGACGTCTGGAGCGCCGGGGTCGTGCTCTACATGATGCTCTCCGGGACCGTGCCCTTCTCCGGCGCCACCGCGGGGGAGATCTTCCAGGCCGTGCTCCGCGGGAACCTGCGCTTCCCTCCGCGCGCCTTCGccgccgtctcgcccgaggccaaggACCTCCTGCGCCGCATGCTCTGCAGGGACGTCTGGCGCAGGCTCTCCGCCGAGCAAGTCCTGA GTCACCCATGGATTGTGACTCGCGGCGGAAGTGTGCCTGGCGGTAGACTGGTTTAG
- the LOC103628906 gene encoding uncharacterized protein isoform X2, whose product MRGCSSAVPVLPFVFQGGEHGDSRSSSNVRLDGVEAHSDQVPGLLDEQREGDVGELFSLAQWNILCINKQRLMAMGEPKKLQDENNLLLEEIRVLQTEIKDEGNKVWICASTDKLSQR is encoded by the exons ATGCGTGGCTGTTCCTCAGCTGTTCCGGTCCTCCCATTCGTGTTTCAGGGTGGGGAacacggcgattctcgaagctccAGTAACGTCAG GTTGGACGGCGTCGAAGCACATAGTGATCAG GTACCAGGTTTGCTTGATGAGCAACGTGAGGGTGATGTTGGGGAGCTCTTTAGCCTGGCTCAATGGA ATATCCTGTGCATTAACAAGCAGCGGCTTATGGCCATGGGGGAGCcgaagaaactgcaggatgaaaaTAATTTGCTTCTCGAGGAAATACGAGTACTACAAACAGAAATAAAAG ATGAAGGCAATAAAGTATGGATCTGTGCCAGTACAGATAAGCTTTCCCAGCGATGA